The Blautia hydrogenotrophica DSM 10507 genome window below encodes:
- a CDS encoding phenylacetate--CoA ligase family protein: MNPTLKTLKSLRIKNNLINWLKKNYSHIPFPFVFVIGKIGNQFGYHLRYGKTFSEVYEELENTEYLSREELNSLVLKKLTSQIKYAYKYVPYYKNEYSEYDVENFKELKDIAKFPFIDKTIVRQYEDQFISTQFDKKHLIMKKTSGSTGMPLGVYMNNDTTLKEWAFVVHIWKRIGFNAKSSRILMREIEDKSKGICYYDVLKNELCVDISNMDDEHLEIYCKAVEKYKPDYIHGYPSSTLQLCRYIEVHGLNHQFKGVLPSSEGMSDDEVSYIKKVLKCPVLSFYGHTERLVMAGQCECSECYHVEPLYGYCELVDQQGNNIYEEGITGEIVATGFCNTAMPLIRYKTGDLAQWSLTKCKCGRNYLQLKKIEGRSTEYLVDKKENKISLTAFRYSFYDKHIKAFQFYQETIGEVIVKFVPEKGFNEDDRKFVLTTLTEDANGKINFYLEAHQQLSKKKSGKRELIVQMLKY; this comes from the coding sequence ATGAATCCTACCCTTAAGACATTAAAATCCTTGCGCATAAAAAATAATTTGATAAATTGGTTAAAAAAGAACTATAGCCATATACCCTTCCCTTTTGTATTTGTTATAGGGAAAATAGGAAATCAGTTTGGATACCATTTACGATATGGAAAAACCTTTTCCGAGGTTTATGAAGAGCTTGAAAATACGGAATATTTGTCTAGGGAAGAGCTTAATTCACTGGTCTTAAAAAAACTTACATCTCAAATAAAATATGCTTATAAATATGTCCCATATTATAAAAATGAGTACTCTGAATATGACGTAGAAAACTTTAAAGAATTAAAGGATATCGCAAAATTCCCCTTTATCGATAAGACTATCGTCAGGCAGTATGAAGATCAATTTATAAGTACACAGTTCGATAAAAAGCATCTTATTATGAAAAAGACTTCTGGCTCTACAGGAATGCCTTTGGGTGTTTATATGAATAATGATACAACTCTTAAAGAATGGGCGTTTGTGGTTCATATATGGAAACGAATCGGTTTCAATGCCAAAAGCTCCAGAATTTTAATGCGGGAGATCGAAGACAAGTCGAAAGGTATTTGTTATTACGATGTTTTAAAAAATGAATTGTGCGTTGACATATCGAATATGGATGATGAACATTTGGAAATCTATTGTAAGGCAGTTGAAAAATATAAACCTGATTATATACATGGTTATCCTTCTTCAACACTTCAGCTATGCCGGTATATTGAAGTACACGGCTTAAACCATCAATTTAAAGGAGTACTTCCATCTAGCGAAGGAATGAGCGATGATGAGGTTTCTTACATAAAAAAAGTCTTAAAATGTCCTGTTTTATCGTTTTACGGGCATACAGAACGATTAGTTATGGCAGGACAATGTGAATGTTCTGAGTGTTACCATGTTGAACCATTATATGGATACTGTGAGTTAGTGGATCAGCAAGGTAATAATATTTATGAAGAAGGAATAACCGGAGAAATTGTGGCAACAGGTTTTTGCAATACGGCAATGCCATTGATTCGCTATAAAACGGGGGACTTAGCGCAATGGAGTTTAACCAAGTGTAAGTGCGGAAGAAATTATTTACAGTTAAAGAAAATAGAAGGGAGATCAACAGAATATCTTGTAGACAAAAAGGAAAATAAAATTTCATTAACTGCTTTTAGATATTCCTTTTATGATAAACACATAAAAGCATTCCAATTCTATCAAGAAACTATAGGGGAAGTAATTGTAAAATTTGTTCCTGAAAAAGGTTTTAATGAAGATGACAGAAAATTTGTTCTGACAACCCTGACTGAGGACGCTAATGGGAAAATTAATTTTTATTTAGAGGCTCATCAGCAACTATCAAAAAAGAAAAGCGGAAAACGAGAGCTCATCGTACAAATGCTTAAATATTAA
- a CDS encoding glycosyltransferase, whose amino-acid sequence MRQKNNIPIFLCELPPPYGGVTVKNQLIINYTLQLQKPIDIIDLYECKRNKKSVLKTFGKIIISMLTQRRIIYGFGSYKRLKIVIYLQRLCGGKKSLRMSKNIVMGGVFQDYIRTQKCLKKLLIQMKTHYVETEGMKAELEKMGFSNIEVFPNPKSETGSCPPQISKPNAPLRLVYFSQISKEKGVKDIIDLVSLLDRRKTVSYCLDFYGHIKDDIKTEFCEFIKESPYVRYCGIFDSTKSNVYQKLNTYDILLFPTHWDTEGVPGILIEAKMAGLAIIASNCSYNKEIIQINKKEGFLVYNDYPCEMYKIIKQLENDKNLLYQIKTASFQSRIRYRLDEYKDIIKSL is encoded by the coding sequence ATGAGACAAAAAAATAATATACCTATATTTTTATGCGAGTTGCCGCCGCCATATGGGGGAGTAACAGTAAAAAATCAGCTTATAATAAATTATACTTTACAACTGCAGAAACCAATAGACATCATTGATTTGTATGAATGTAAGCGAAACAAGAAAAGTGTGTTAAAAACATTCGGTAAAATTATAATCTCAATGCTAACCCAAAGAAGAATCATATACGGATTTGGAAGTTATAAGCGACTTAAAATAGTAATATACCTCCAACGACTTTGTGGTGGAAAGAAAAGTCTACGCATGTCAAAAAATATTGTAATGGGAGGAGTTTTTCAGGATTATATCAGAACACAGAAATGTTTAAAAAAATTACTTATTCAAATGAAAACACATTATGTTGAAACGGAAGGTATGAAGGCAGAACTTGAAAAAATGGGATTTTCAAATATTGAAGTTTTCCCAAATCCAAAATCCGAGACTGGAAGCTGCCCACCTCAGATTTCAAAGCCAAATGCTCCATTACGCCTTGTATATTTTTCACAAATCAGTAAAGAAAAAGGTGTTAAGGATATTATAGATTTAGTTTCTCTACTTGATAGGAGAAAAACCGTATCGTATTGTTTGGATTTTTATGGACATATTAAAGATGATATAAAAACAGAATTTTGTGAATTCATAAAAGAATCTCCATATGTTCGATATTGCGGCATTTTTGACTCGACAAAAAGTAATGTATATCAAAAGTTAAATACTTATGACATATTACTTTTTCCTACCCATTGGGATACGGAAGGCGTTCCAGGGATTCTTATAGAAGCTAAAATGGCCGGGCTTGCTATTATTGCAAGTAATTGCAGTTATAATAAAGAAATAATACAAATTAACAAAAAGGAAGGCTTTTTAGTCTATAATGATTATCCTTGTGAAATGTATAAAATTATAAAACAATTAGAAAATGATAAGAATCTTTTATATCAGATAAAAACTGCTTCATTTCAATCGCGCATTCGATATAGGCTGGATGAATATAAAGATATTATTAAATCATTATGA
- a CDS encoding glycosyltransferase family 2 protein encodes MPYFSLILPVYNVEKYVKRCVNSLLRQEYTDYEIILVDDGSTDSSGSICDKLADKNNNIFAYHKENGGLSDARNYGMDRAKGNYILFIDSDDWVDEKLLISLHNHLNKSNVDILKFGFQKMQEGNYKNTFFSYFNIGVYDRRQIEETILPYTIGPKRLFCYEQNACKSVWSHVYSLNFLRENNIRFVSEREILNEDYLFNLHTLLYAKSLEVTHYILYYYDYREGSLSKRYITNEFERKLKLHREYKLLLERNGLFERYETPYYSECVDGFYACISNECCCWNETSKYAVQNIKKILNCKECEISLLKCKRSNMNLKGKVIYWLMRLKFAYLMYILYKIYAISNIKKGQV; translated from the coding sequence ATGCCATATTTTTCATTAATATTACCTGTATACAATGTCGAAAAATATGTGAAAAGGTGCGTTAATTCTCTATTAAGACAAGAGTATACAGACTATGAAATTATTTTAGTAGATGATGGATCAACAGATTCCTCAGGATCGATATGTGATAAGTTAGCTGATAAAAATAATAATATTTTTGCTTATCATAAAGAGAACGGTGGGCTATCTGATGCTAGAAATTATGGCATGGATAGGGCAAAAGGAAACTATATTCTTTTTATTGATTCAGATGATTGGGTTGATGAAAAATTGTTAATATCTCTGCATAATCATTTAAACAAAAGTAATGTTGATATATTAAAGTTTGGATTCCAGAAAATGCAAGAGGGAAATTATAAGAACACCTTCTTTTCGTATTTTAATATAGGGGTATATGATAGGAGACAAATAGAAGAGACAATTTTACCATATACGATAGGACCTAAGAGACTGTTTTGCTATGAGCAAAATGCTTGTAAATCTGTTTGGTCACATGTATATTCGTTAAATTTTTTAAGAGAGAATAATATACGTTTTGTTTCCGAAAGAGAAATTCTCAATGAGGATTACCTGTTCAATTTACATACGTTACTCTATGCAAAATCTTTAGAAGTGACTCATTATATATTATATTACTATGACTATAGAGAAGGCTCTTTATCAAAAAGATATATAACAAATGAATTTGAAAGGAAATTAAAATTACATAGGGAATATAAATTACTTTTGGAACGGAATGGTTTATTTGAACGATATGAGACTCCATATTACAGTGAATGTGTAGACGGCTTTTATGCTTGTATATCAAACGAATGCTGTTGTTGGAATGAAACCTCAAAATACGCAGTTCAGAATATTAAAAAAATTTTAAATTGTAAGGAATGTGAAATCTCTTTACTAAAATGTAAAAGAAGTAATATGAATTTAAAAGGAAAAGTTATTTATTGGCTAATGAGATTAAAATTCGCATATTTGATGTATATATTATATAAAATATATGCTATTTCGAATATTAAGAAAGGACAGGTATGA
- a CDS encoding acyltransferase encodes MKHNIKYIMKKFLYQERATSSSYIQYLRKKGVQIGEDCIIYSPRNCFIDTQYPWMITIGNHVRLTHGVIILTHDFSWSVLKKLPTKLQGNVPGAIFGSSGNVNIGNNVFIGMNTIITKGVSIGDNVIIGAGSVVTKDCAANGVYGGNPAHFIMRITEFYEKRKNKQLEEARNLARCYQKRYGKNPPKEIFNEYFMLFDSFDSASENANFKMQIELCNNGQDTKKYMEQNCRRFSTYDEFLSFCLNNEE; translated from the coding sequence ATGAAACATAATATAAAATACATTATGAAAAAATTTTTATACCAAGAACGTGCCACTTCAAGTAGCTATATTCAATATTTACGAAAAAAAGGGGTTCAGATTGGCGAAGATTGTATTATTTATTCACCACGTAATTGCTTTATTGATACACAGTATCCATGGATGATTACTATAGGAAACCATGTACGACTTACACATGGCGTTATTATTCTTACACACGATTTCTCATGGTCAGTATTAAAGAAACTTCCTACAAAATTACAAGGAAATGTGCCGGGAGCTATATTTGGCTCAAGTGGGAATGTGAATATTGGAAATAATGTTTTTATTGGGATGAACACAATTATTACAAAAGGTGTTTCTATTGGTGACAATGTTATTATAGGTGCAGGTAGTGTTGTAACGAAAGACTGCGCGGCAAATGGAGTATATGGGGGAAATCCAGCACACTTTATAATGAGAATAACTGAATTTTATGAAAAACGGAAAAATAAACAGTTAGAAGAAGCTCGAAATCTTGCTCGTTGTTATCAAAAACGATATGGGAAAAACCCACCAAAAGAGATTTTTAATGAGTATTTCATGCTTTTCGACTCTTTTGATAGTGCCAGCGAAAATGCAAATTTTAAAATGCAAATTGAATTATGTAATAATGGACAAGATACAAAAAAATATATGGAACAGAATTGTAGAAGATTTAGTACCTATGATGAATTTTTATCATTTTGCTTAAATAATGAGGAGTAA
- a CDS encoding GT-D fold domain-containing glycosyltransferase: protein MKTKIKYKIKKLLPDRIIYLYIIIKLIPDYLRAKKEIKKKIFPDFTIIPNEKTVNLIINENKSLSRFGDGEFMWILDKNQNSYQDNSPQLAQELLETLQSNDKNLLIGIPGGIIDSSKCRLQARMHWLIVKNEDFSDILKYLNPSRRYCDASITRPYIDYNNKVFSQNSFNNLKRIWDKRKVVIVEGEKTKLGMGNNLFDNTISIQRIICPAQNAYEKIDRIMEAIRKYVHKDELILAALGPTATILVARACQMGFQAIDIGHIDIEYMWFLSGTLLRKSIEGKYVNESSDRICTNKYDDDSTYLSSIIEKVL from the coding sequence ATGAAGACGAAAATTAAATACAAAATTAAAAAGCTGTTGCCCGATCGAATAATTTATCTCTACATAATAATAAAATTAATTCCTGATTATCTAAGGGCAAAAAAAGAAATAAAGAAAAAAATTTTTCCCGATTTTACAATTATTCCTAATGAAAAGACAGTAAACTTAATTATTAACGAAAACAAATCTTTAAGTAGATTTGGTGATGGTGAATTTATGTGGATATTAGATAAAAATCAAAATTCATATCAGGATAACAGTCCACAACTTGCCCAAGAGCTTTTGGAAACACTACAAAGCAATGACAAGAATTTGCTAATTGGAATACCTGGGGGAATAATAGACTCTTCTAAATGTAGGCTGCAAGCAAGGATGCACTGGCTCATTGTTAAGAATGAAGATTTTTCTGATATTCTTAAATACCTTAATCCAAGTAGACGGTATTGCGATGCAAGTATCACGCGACCATATATTGATTATAATAATAAAGTGTTTAGTCAAAATAGCTTTAACAATTTAAAGCGAATATGGGATAAACGGAAAGTTGTTATCGTAGAAGGCGAGAAAACAAAATTAGGAATGGGAAATAATCTTTTTGATAATACAATTTCTATACAAAGAATTATTTGCCCAGCACAAAATGCTTATGAGAAAATTGACAGGATTATGGAGGCCATTAGAAAATATGTTCATAAAGATGAACTAATTCTTGCAGCTTTGGGACCTACTGCCACCATTCTTGTTGCAAGAGCTTGCCAAATGGGTTTTCAAGCTATTGATATTGGACATATTGATATCGAATATATGTGGTTTTTATCAGGAACTTTGTTAAGAAAATCAATAGAAGGAAAATACGTTAATGAAAGTAGTGACAGAATATGTACCAATAAATATGATGATGATTCGACATATTTGTCTTCGATAATTGAAAAAGTATTATGA
- a CDS encoding O-antigen ligase family protein, producing the protein MKMKKFWKIKLSTIIIVLLYFVGFSTIADVYLPFYGFIKYILLALIALYLANKFTFLFGNKIPSLVLIINILLLLLSFCLILTSLFNRSSSISTGDYLYRSIIFVLSIVESFFLIEFFAMHGQMQDIYRIFFKLTTLFNLLCDFIIIVYPQMVIKYEDVYFLGTKFNVVYSHIFMLILYRLCKKSNHLLSNVLLYCACIWSILIAIMVDCMTGLIGIVIFIIMDILFKKKPKSITSPWKYLILIAFSALFVLTYNIILKIPAIEYILTNILNTQNDLTGRGWIYSIIGKVLLQKPFLGNGYSSSYDVMMNFMHAPNTQNGLMEWLIEGGITSTIFFLLLVWVIFKMADKNWNGNGIAQVCTVLYILAIFATVEITLNRTFYIIWLALLLGASIENCQNICYKCRS; encoded by the coding sequence ATGAAAATGAAAAAGTTTTGGAAAATCAAGCTGTCTACTATTATTATAGTACTATTATACTTTGTAGGTTTCTCCACAATTGCCGATGTTTATCTACCTTTTTATGGCTTCATAAAGTACATATTATTGGCGCTTATAGCATTATATCTTGCTAATAAATTTACTTTCCTTTTTGGAAATAAAATTCCTTCGTTAGTTTTAATAATTAATATACTTTTATTACTTTTATCTTTTTGCCTAATATTGACCTCATTATTTAATAGAAGTAGTTCTATAAGCACAGGTGACTATTTATATAGAAGTATTATATTTGTACTTAGTATTGTCGAATCTTTTTTTTTGATCGAGTTCTTTGCCATGCATGGGCAAATGCAGGATATATATAGAATTTTTTTTAAGCTCACTACTTTATTTAATTTATTATGTGATTTTATTATCATAGTTTATCCACAAATGGTAATCAAATATGAAGATGTATACTTTTTAGGAACAAAATTTAATGTTGTTTACAGCCATATATTTATGCTTATATTATATCGCTTATGTAAGAAAAGCAATCATCTATTATCAAATGTTTTATTATATTGTGCATGTATATGGTCTATTCTTATTGCAATTATGGTTGATTGTATGACTGGATTAATAGGTATAGTTATTTTTATTATTATGGACATCTTATTCAAGAAAAAGCCAAAAAGTATTACTTCTCCTTGGAAATATTTGATTCTCATTGCATTCAGTGCTCTTTTTGTATTAACATACAACATTATTTTAAAAATACCTGCAATAGAATATATTTTAACAAATATATTAAATACACAAAATGATCTAACTGGCAGAGGGTGGATATATAGTATAATTGGAAAAGTTCTTCTTCAAAAACCTTTTTTGGGAAATGGATATAGTAGCAGTTACGATGTGATGATGAATTTTATGCATGCCCCCAATACTCAAAACGGTTTAATGGAATGGCTGATTGAAGGTGGAATTACTTCAACAATATTTTTTCTTCTGTTAGTTTGGGTGATTTTTAAAATGGCTGATAAAAATTGGAATGGAAACGGTATTGCACAGGTTTGTACAGTATTATATATATTAGCTATATTTGCGACTGTGGAAATAACTTTAAATAGAACATTTTATATAATATGGCTTGCCCTATTATTAGGTGCATCTATCGAAAACTGTCAAAACATTTGCTATAAATGCCGCTCGTAA
- a CDS encoding oligosaccharide flippase family protein — MKKSVAKNAIFNMINRGLTIIFPLITITYVSRILGAAGIGSVASAQNFSNYFTMLAAMGIPSYGVKAIAQSKINPQKCNKVFTELFTINLFSTIFCVIIYFFTLWLLQNSYTTNKLYTIFVILVIFNIFNLEWVYQGFEEYGYITLRSFIIKLLSVCLMFFLVRTEKDLVGYALLLCFGTFGNYLLNMVNLKSYVKFDFSHIDLQMHLKPILIFFASVVAIEIYSLVDITMLTAMTNAEVVGYYSNSTKIIKMAANTLTALSAVLMPRLSNYFYNKEYSKIKSVSQSFLNITIAISIPSCVGLFLIAPELVITLLGNTFEPAVDTIRILSILIILMPLSGGVFCQLLLTSGNEKKYLICVLSGAIINIILNANLIKYLEQNGAAIASIVAELFVCLLMYFFSTKIIKLSCKKRNFISILVSSGSMLVSILVIKCFITCLETYIKLLTEIIIAVFIYFLTLIITKNELAEIVKRKIDKNFSNILYRRS, encoded by the coding sequence ATGAAGAAATCAGTTGCAAAAAATGCGATATTTAATATGATAAATCGAGGATTAACGATAATATTTCCTTTAATTACAATAACCTACGTATCAAGAATATTAGGAGCTGCAGGTATAGGGAGCGTCGCTTCGGCACAAAATTTTTCGAATTATTTTACTATGCTTGCAGCGATGGGGATACCTTCCTATGGTGTAAAAGCTATCGCTCAGTCAAAGATAAATCCCCAAAAATGTAATAAAGTTTTTACCGAGTTGTTTACGATCAATTTATTCTCGACTATTTTTTGTGTTATCATTTATTTTTTCACTCTTTGGCTATTACAAAATAGTTATACAACAAATAAACTGTATACGATATTTGTAATATTAGTTATTTTCAATATATTCAATCTTGAGTGGGTTTATCAAGGATTTGAAGAATACGGTTATATAACACTAAGAAGCTTTATCATAAAATTGCTTTCTGTATGTCTTATGTTTTTCTTGGTTAGGACAGAGAAAGATTTAGTGGGATATGCCTTATTATTGTGTTTCGGCACATTTGGAAACTATTTACTGAATATGGTAAACTTAAAATCTTATGTCAAATTTGATTTTTCCCATATAGATTTACAAATGCATTTGAAACCTATATTAATTTTTTTTGCGTCCGTTGTCGCTATTGAAATATATTCGCTTGTAGATATAACAATGCTTACTGCAATGACTAATGCAGAAGTTGTAGGATATTATTCAAATTCTACTAAAATAATTAAGATGGCTGCAAACACTTTGACGGCTCTTTCGGCTGTTTTGATGCCAAGATTAAGTAATTATTTTTACAACAAGGAATATAGTAAAATAAAATCTGTATCTCAAAGTTTCCTAAATATCACAATAGCTATATCAATTCCTAGTTGTGTTGGGCTCTTTCTTATTGCACCTGAATTAGTAATTACCCTTTTAGGAAATACATTCGAACCAGCAGTGGATACAATACGCATATTAAGCATCTTAATTATTTTAATGCCTTTGTCTGGAGGAGTATTTTGCCAATTATTATTGACATCAGGTAATGAAAAAAAGTACCTAATTTGCGTCCTTAGCGGAGCTATTATCAATATTATTCTTAATGCAAATCTAATTAAATATTTAGAACAAAATGGAGCTGCTATAGCTTCTATAGTCGCAGAACTGTTTGTCTGCTTATTGATGTATTTCTTCTCAACCAAAATAATTAAATTAAGCTGTAAAAAAAGGAATTTTATATCTATTTTGGTTTCGTCTGGATCTATGCTGGTTAGTATATTAGTAATTAAGTGCTTTATAACCTGTCTGGAGACATATATTAAGTTATTGACAGAAATTATAATAGCAGTATTTATCTATTTTCTAACTCTTATAATTACTAAAAATGAATTAGCGGAGATTGTTAAAAGAAAGATAGACAAAAATTTTTCAAACATTTTATACAGAAGAAGTTAA
- a CDS encoding lipopolysaccharide biosynthesis protein, producing the protein MGKINSKNTSKELFKNTGIIGIGQMSTKLVSFLLLPLYTALLTTEEYGTVDLLTTYSTVLMIIVGLQMNLAIFRYLVTNRDNEGKIRQVCSSVAFASIITFSVYAVTFYVIQPYLTIAYSWYLLFHVGAALFLNIVCNISRGLGRNADYAFGNFLSSTITIVLNILFIAVLRLDLKYMLIAYITGPITGGSIVFIKCKMWKNFSIKCIHIREIKQILQYSLPLVPNELSWSVIHASDRMIVSWVLSVAVNGLIAVAVKISSIYTTVFYVFNASWTEQVVLHYKDEGGKEYINEMFDKMVSFFACFAIGIIAVLPFAFSLLVGPEFADAYGLLPLYLLAVFFNAVIGLISPIYLVNNETKKVASSTMVAAFINVLVDLLLIKVIGMYAAPVASICGYMTISFWRLWDVNKRHCRIWMAKKKIVSLVILFVVATASFYSKQWILQVLVFIIIVIMILKINFSILKQLAEMFIRRKK; encoded by the coding sequence ATGGGAAAAATAAACAGTAAAAATACAAGCAAAGAGCTTTTCAAAAATACAGGAATTATAGGCATTGGACAAATGAGTACTAAGCTTGTCTCTTTTTTGCTGCTGCCGTTATATACAGCTCTTTTAACGACAGAAGAATATGGTACGGTTGATTTGCTGACGACTTATTCTACTGTATTGATGATTATTGTTGGATTGCAGATGAACCTTGCAATCTTTCGATATTTAGTAACAAACCGCGACAACGAAGGAAAAATCAGACAAGTATGTTCATCGGTTGCATTTGCATCAATCATTACATTCTCTGTATATGCAGTGACTTTCTATGTGATTCAACCGTATCTTACGATTGCATATAGTTGGTACTTGCTTTTTCATGTTGGTGCAGCTCTTTTTTTGAATATAGTTTGCAACATATCACGTGGACTGGGAAGAAACGCGGATTATGCATTTGGAAATTTTCTTTCCAGTACAATAACCATTGTACTAAATATTCTATTTATTGCAGTGCTGCGGCTTGATTTGAAGTATATGCTGATTGCATATATTACAGGTCCGATTACGGGAGGTTCTATAGTTTTTATAAAATGCAAAATGTGGAAAAATTTCTCTATAAAGTGCATTCATATACGAGAAATAAAACAAATCTTACAATATTCGTTGCCGTTAGTACCGAATGAGCTCTCATGGTCTGTAATACATGCTTCAGATCGGATGATAGTTTCATGGGTATTGTCAGTCGCCGTTAATGGTCTGATTGCCGTCGCTGTAAAAATATCCTCTATTTACACAACTGTATTTTATGTTTTCAACGCTTCTTGGACTGAGCAAGTCGTGCTGCATTATAAAGATGAAGGCGGAAAAGAATACATTAATGAGATGTTTGATAAAATGGTTAGTTTTTTCGCATGTTTTGCCATTGGAATTATTGCAGTTCTGCCTTTTGCTTTTTCTTTATTGGTAGGACCGGAATTCGCTGATGCCTATGGACTTCTTCCGTTGTATCTTTTGGCAGTATTTTTTAATGCAGTTATCGGCTTAATAAGTCCAATCTATTTAGTAAACAATGAAACAAAGAAGGTTGCATCATCTACAATGGTTGCTGCATTTATCAATGTTTTAGTAGATTTATTATTAATTAAAGTGATTGGTATGTATGCTGCTCCGGTCGCATCAATATGTGGTTACATGACGATCAGTTTCTGGCGGTTGTGGGATGTAAACAAACGACACTGCAGAATTTGGATGGCAAAAAAGAAGATTGTTTCCCTGGTAATTCTTTTTGTCGTGGCAACAGCTAGCTTTTACTCTAAACAGTGGATACTGCAGGTATTGGTTTTTATAATTATAGTGATCATGATTCTCAAAATAAATTTCAGCATCTTAAAACAACTTGCTGAGATGTTTATTAGGCGAAAAAAATAA
- a CDS encoding Coenzyme F420 hydrogenase/dehydrogenase, beta subunit C-terminal domain produces MGNFSAINKNDCSGCGACVQICPQSCLALRPDKEGFLHPIMDSQNCVNCGKCIKVCPVENPKKYVPLASYAAISKDNTMLKKSSSGAIFPLLAQAWIQEEGYVCAAEMTKDLSVKHVVTNKINELRKMQGSKYVQSYAFDTYEEMKRLLEKGKKVLFIGTPCQVSAVRNMFKKNLDQLLLVDLICHGVPSQLFFQQHLSRTYNQSNRLQKVLFRDKPFYEASSFRFTMKYGNHVRHIQPNRDAYYNLFLKGASYRESCYTCRYACAERVGDITLGDCSTGSTYPCFPYSSTVSTVILSTKKGQLFWDKVKSDAVYCKLNFEEEIKRNHQLCEPSKRPKIRDAVYQDFQELPKDEFEKRYTYQLPLYQAIKQQFRHMIPLSVKGKIRKFQFTIRKK; encoded by the coding sequence ATGGGAAATTTTTCTGCAATAAATAAGAATGACTGTTCGGGATGTGGCGCATGTGTTCAAATATGCCCTCAGTCTTGCCTTGCGCTGAGGCCAGATAAAGAAGGCTTTTTGCATCCTATTATGGACAGTCAAAACTGCGTGAATTGTGGGAAATGTATCAAAGTGTGTCCTGTAGAAAATCCAAAAAAATATGTACCGCTGGCTTCGTATGCAGCAATTAGTAAAGATAATACGATGCTGAAAAAATCCTCCTCCGGTGCTATTTTTCCTCTTCTTGCGCAGGCGTGGATTCAAGAAGAAGGATATGTCTGTGCAGCAGAAATGACAAAAGATTTGTCTGTAAAGCATGTAGTTACAAACAAAATTAATGAATTGAGAAAGATGCAGGGTTCAAAGTATGTTCAGAGTTATGCGTTCGATACATATGAAGAAATGAAGCGACTTCTTGAAAAAGGGAAAAAAGTGTTGTTTATTGGCACACCATGCCAGGTGTCAGCTGTAAGAAATATGTTTAAAAAAAATCTGGACCAACTTTTATTGGTGGATTTGATCTGTCATGGCGTACCCAGTCAACTTTTTTTCCAGCAGCATTTGAGTAGGACATATAATCAATCGAATCGGCTTCAGAAAGTGCTCTTCAGAGATAAACCTTTCTACGAGGCAAGTAGTTTTCGGTTTACAATGAAATATGGAAATCATGTTCGACATATTCAACCTAATAGGGATGCATATTATAATTTGTTTTTAAAAGGAGCCAGTTATCGAGAAAGTTGCTATACCTGTAGATATGCTTGCGCAGAAAGAGTTGGCGATATTACACTTGGCGATTGCAGCACCGGAAGTACATATCCATGTTTTCCGTATTCATCAACCGTGAGTACGGTTATTCTTTCCACTAAGAAAGGACAGTTGTTTTGGGATAAGGTTAAATCAGATGCCGTATATTGCAAACTAAATTTTGAAGAAGAAATCAAAAGAAACCACCAACTGTGTGAGCCGAGCAAAAGACCGAAAATCAGAGATGCAGTATATCAGGACTTTCAGGAATTACCAAAGGATGAGTTTGAAAAGAGGTACACTTATCAACTTCCGTTGTACCAAGCAATAAAACAGCAATTCAGACATATGATTCCATTAAGTGTAAAAGGAAAGATTCGAAAATTCCAATTCACGATCCGAAAAAAGTAA